Proteins from a genomic interval of Bradyrhizobium sp. CCGB01:
- a CDS encoding MFS transporter, translating to MSAVVSAADVRRSRVRLFIVTMLFLVTTVNYADRATLSIAGPALSKELHLDPVAMGWIFSAFGWSYVVAQVPGGWLLDRYGSRLVYAFSIIIWSLFTLMQGWVGFLSAGAAITVLFALRLLVGVAEAPSFPANARIVAAWFPGNERGTASAFFNSGQYFATVIFAPLMGWIAHDYGWRYVFFVMGALGVVMGLVWIKTVYGPKEHPGINEAEFDYIKEGGALVDLDAPKDERAPDSGPRWDHIRQLLSNRMMLGVYLGQYCINTLTYFFLTWFPVYLVKERGLSILQAGFVATLPALCGFIGGVLGGVISDAILRKTGSLTMARKIPIVGGMLLSMSIIACNYVDGQALVVGFMALAFFGKGIGALGWAVVSDTSPKEAGGVSGGLFNTFGNLSSISTPIVIGYILAATGSFNGALVFVGANALVAAFAYLVIVGKIERVVLKRSS from the coding sequence CCCGCGCTCTCCAAGGAGCTGCATCTCGATCCCGTCGCCATGGGTTGGATCTTCTCGGCTTTCGGCTGGTCCTATGTCGTGGCGCAGGTGCCGGGCGGCTGGCTGCTCGACCGTTACGGCTCGCGCCTCGTCTATGCCTTCAGCATTATCATCTGGTCGCTGTTCACGCTGATGCAGGGCTGGGTCGGCTTCCTCAGCGCCGGCGCTGCCATCACCGTGCTGTTCGCGCTTCGCCTCCTTGTCGGCGTCGCTGAAGCACCTTCCTTTCCCGCCAACGCCCGCATCGTCGCGGCCTGGTTTCCCGGCAATGAGCGCGGCACGGCCTCGGCGTTCTTCAATTCGGGGCAGTATTTCGCGACCGTGATCTTCGCGCCGCTGATGGGCTGGATCGCGCACGATTACGGCTGGCGCTACGTGTTCTTCGTGATGGGCGCGCTCGGCGTCGTCATGGGCCTCGTCTGGATCAAGACCGTCTATGGTCCGAAGGAGCACCCCGGCATCAACGAGGCCGAGTTCGACTACATCAAGGAAGGCGGCGCGCTGGTCGACCTCGACGCGCCCAAGGACGAGCGCGCGCCGGACTCCGGCCCGAGATGGGACCACATCCGCCAGCTGCTCTCCAATCGCATGATGCTCGGCGTCTATCTCGGCCAGTACTGCATCAACACGCTGACCTATTTCTTCCTGACCTGGTTTCCGGTCTACCTCGTCAAGGAGCGCGGCCTGTCGATCCTGCAAGCCGGCTTCGTCGCGACGCTGCCGGCGCTGTGCGGCTTCATCGGCGGCGTGCTCGGCGGCGTCATCTCCGACGCCATCCTGCGCAAGACCGGCTCGCTGACCATGGCGCGCAAGATCCCGATCGTCGGCGGTATGCTGCTGTCGATGTCGATCATCGCCTGCAACTATGTCGACGGACAGGCGCTGGTGGTCGGCTTCATGGCGCTCGCCTTCTTCGGCAAGGGCATCGGCGCACTCGGCTGGGCGGTCGTCTCCGACACCTCGCCCAAGGAAGCCGGCGGCGTCTCCGGCGGCCTTTTCAACACCTTCGGCAACCTCTCCTCGATCTCTACCCCGATCGTGATCGGCTACATCCTGGCGGCCACCGGCTCCTTCAACGGCGCGCTGGTGTTCGTCGGTGCCAACGCGCTGGTAGCCGCATTCGCCTATCTCGTGATCGTCGGCAAGATCGAGCGGGTGGTGCTCAAACGTTCCTCCTGA
- a CDS encoding LysR substrate-binding domain-containing protein codes for MFDLNQLRCFVTVAEELHFGRAAARLNMTQPPLSRQIQVLEHIIDAPLLERTSRSVRLTPAGRSFLPEARRILKLAESASQVARRIALGKTGSLKIGFTAAAAYGFLPELVAACRAKLPEVDFSLKEMVSGDQFEALTSGQIDAGLLRPPIARPELTSRRVVAEPLLAAIPKKHPLANAESITIKDFDDQPFVMYSPYESRYFHDLLVAQFTRSDVLPRYVQHLSQIHSILAMVRAGLGLAIVPAAAAGLKISDVRLRPLKLRNRVPVELFMVWRRDDENPLLSALVKIAGELSSAEVAED; via the coding sequence ATGTTCGACCTCAACCAGCTCCGCTGCTTCGTGACAGTTGCGGAGGAATTGCATTTCGGCCGCGCCGCCGCGCGGCTGAACATGACCCAGCCGCCGCTGTCGCGGCAGATCCAGGTGCTCGAGCACATCATCGATGCGCCGCTGCTCGAGCGCACCAGCCGCTCGGTGCGCCTGACGCCTGCGGGCCGCAGCTTCCTGCCCGAGGCACGGCGGATCCTGAAGCTTGCGGAGAGCGCCTCGCAGGTCGCCCGCCGCATCGCGCTCGGCAAGACCGGCTCGCTGAAGATCGGCTTCACCGCGGCCGCCGCCTACGGCTTCCTTCCCGAGCTCGTCGCGGCCTGCCGCGCCAAGCTGCCCGAGGTCGACTTCTCGCTGAAGGAGATGGTCTCCGGCGATCAGTTCGAGGCGCTGACCTCGGGCCAGATCGACGCCGGCCTGCTGCGGCCGCCGATCGCACGCCCCGAGCTCACCAGCCGCCGCGTCGTCGCCGAGCCCCTGCTCGCCGCGATCCCGAAGAAGCATCCGCTGGCGAATGCCGAGAGCATCACCATCAAGGACTTCGACGACCAGCCCTTCGTGATGTATTCGCCCTATGAGAGCCGCTATTTCCACGATCTCCTGGTGGCGCAATTCACGCGTTCCGACGTGCTGCCCCGCTATGTCCAGCACCTCAGCCAGATCCATTCGATCCTCGCAATGGTGCGCGCCGGCCTCGGTCTTGCCATCGTGCCGGCCGCCGCCGCCGGCCTGAAGATCTCCGATGTCCGCCTACGGCCGCTGAAGCTGCGCAACCGCGTGCCAGTCGAACTGTTCATGGTCTGGCGCCGCGACGACGAGAATCCGCTGCTGTCGGCGCTGGTCAAAATCGCCGGCGAATTGTCCTCCGCGGAGGTGGCGGAGGATTGA
- the kdgD gene encoding 5-dehydro-4-deoxyglucarate dehydratase, which yields MSKMTPQEMAQKIGSGLLSFPVTPFKADYSFDEATYRANMDWLCGYDVAGLFAAGGTGEFFSLTPSEVPQVVKIAVDETKGRVPVLAGTGYGTATAREIAVGAEKAGADGLLLLPPYLTHSEQDGLAAHVEAVCKSVKIGVIVYNRDNAILQPDTLARLAERCPNLVGYKDGIGDIELMTRVYTKLGDRLTYVGGLPTAETFALPYLDMGVTTYSSAVFNFVPEFATKFYAAVRKRDHETINAGLKNFILPLIAIRNRKKGYAVSIIKAGMKVIGRDSGPVRPPLTDLTEQEMAELTALVQNLSAARSTQQAAE from the coding sequence ATGAGCAAGATGACCCCGCAGGAAATGGCCCAGAAGATCGGATCGGGCCTCCTGTCCTTCCCCGTCACGCCCTTCAAGGCGGACTATTCCTTCGACGAGGCGACCTACCGCGCCAACATGGACTGGCTGTGCGGCTATGACGTCGCCGGCCTGTTCGCCGCCGGCGGCACCGGCGAGTTCTTCTCGCTGACGCCGAGCGAGGTTCCGCAGGTCGTCAAGATCGCCGTTGACGAGACCAAGGGCCGCGTGCCCGTGCTCGCCGGCACCGGCTACGGCACCGCCACCGCGCGCGAGATCGCTGTTGGTGCCGAGAAGGCCGGCGCCGATGGCCTCTTGCTGCTGCCGCCCTATCTCACCCATTCCGAGCAGGACGGCCTCGCCGCCCATGTCGAGGCGGTCTGCAAATCCGTCAAGATCGGCGTGATCGTCTACAACCGCGACAACGCCATCCTCCAGCCCGACACGCTGGCCCGCCTCGCCGAGCGCTGCCCGAACCTCGTCGGCTACAAGGACGGCATCGGCGACATCGAGCTGATGACCCGCGTCTACACCAAGCTCGGCGATCGCCTCACCTATGTCGGCGGCCTGCCGACGGCCGAGACCTTCGCGCTGCCCTATCTCGACATGGGCGTGACGACCTATTCCTCGGCCGTGTTCAACTTCGTGCCGGAATTCGCCACCAAGTTCTACGCCGCGGTGCGCAAGCGCGACCACGAGACGATCAATGCCGGCTTGAAGAACTTCATCCTGCCGCTGATCGCAATCCGCAACCGCAAGAAGGGTTATGCGGTCTCGATCATCAAGGCCGGCATGAAGGTGATCGGCCGCGATTCCGGTCCGGTCCGCCCGCCGCTCACCGATCTGACCGAGCAGGAGATGGCGGAACTGACCGCGCTCGTGCAAAATCTGTCCGCCGCACGATCGACACAACAGGCGGCAGAATAA
- the gudD gene encoding glucarate dehydratase, whose amino-acid sequence MVVVSGAPVAGAPVVTSMQVIPVAGRDSMLLNLSGAHAPFFTRNIVILTDNAGHTGVGEVPGGQKIWQTLQDARDLVIGKTVGAMNNILADISTAFADRDAGGRGKQTFDLRVMIHAVTAIESALLDLLGQHLDLPVAALLGEGQQRKSVETLGYLFFVGDRRKSKLAYVSGETGKPDWFNLRHQEAMTPETVVRLAEATHDHYGFADFKLKGGVLRGEQEIEAVTAIAKRFPNARVTLDPNGAWSLDEAVSLCKDMHGILAYAEDPCGAEGGFSGREIMAEFRRATGLPTATNMIATDWRQLSHALRLGAVDIPLADPHFWTMQGSVRVAQTCRDNGLTWGSHSNNHFDISLAMFTHVGAAAPGKVTAIDTHWIWQDGQALTREPLQIRGGKIAVPERPGLGIEIDRAAVEAAHELYKQHGLGARDDAMAMQDLIPGWTFDDKRPCLVR is encoded by the coding sequence ATGGTCGTAGTTTCAGGCGCGCCAGTCGCCGGCGCGCCGGTCGTCACATCGATGCAGGTGATCCCGGTCGCGGGTCGCGACAGCATGCTCCTCAATTTGAGCGGCGCGCATGCGCCGTTCTTCACCCGCAACATCGTCATTCTCACCGACAATGCCGGTCACACCGGCGTTGGTGAGGTGCCGGGCGGGCAAAAGATCTGGCAGACGCTGCAGGATGCCCGTGATCTCGTGATCGGCAAGACCGTCGGCGCGATGAACAACATCCTCGCCGATATCAGCACCGCCTTCGCCGACCGCGATGCCGGCGGCCGCGGCAAGCAGACGTTCGACCTGCGCGTCATGATCCATGCGGTCACGGCGATCGAATCCGCGCTGCTCGATCTGCTCGGCCAGCATCTCGATCTTCCGGTTGCAGCGCTGCTCGGCGAAGGCCAGCAGCGCAAGAGCGTCGAGACGCTGGGCTACCTCTTCTTCGTCGGCGACCGCCGCAAATCGAAGCTCGCTTACGTCAGCGGCGAGACCGGCAAGCCGGATTGGTTCAACCTCCGCCATCAGGAGGCGATGACGCCCGAGACGGTGGTGCGGCTCGCCGAAGCCACCCACGATCATTACGGCTTCGCCGACTTCAAGCTCAAGGGCGGCGTGCTCCGCGGCGAGCAGGAGATCGAGGCCGTCACGGCCATCGCCAAACGCTTCCCCAACGCACGCGTCACGCTCGACCCCAACGGCGCCTGGTCGCTCGACGAAGCTGTCAGCCTCTGCAAGGATATGCACGGCATCCTCGCCTATGCCGAGGACCCCTGCGGCGCGGAAGGCGGCTTTTCCGGCCGCGAGATCATGGCCGAGTTCCGCCGCGCCACGGGGCTGCCGACCGCGACCAACATGATCGCCACCGACTGGCGCCAGCTCTCCCATGCGCTGCGCCTCGGGGCGGTGGACATTCCGCTGGCCGATCCCCACTTCTGGACCATGCAAGGCTCGGTGCGCGTTGCCCAGACCTGCCGCGACAACGGCCTGACCTGGGGCTCGCACTCCAACAACCACTTCGACATCTCGCTCGCGATGTTCACCCATGTCGGCGCCGCGGCCCCCGGCAAGGTCACCGCGATCGACACCCACTGGATCTGGCAGGACGGCCAGGCGCTCACCAGGGAGCCGCTCCAGATCAGGGGCGGCAAGATCGCCGTGCCGGAGCGTCCGGGCCTCGGCATCGAGATCGACCGCGCCGCCGTCGAAGCGGCGCATGAGCTCTACAAGCAGCATGGACTTGGCGCCCGTGATGACGCTATGGCCATGCAGGACCTGATCCCCGGCTGGACCTTCGACGACAAGCGTCCGTGCCTCGTGCGTTAA
- a CDS encoding aldehyde dehydrogenase family protein, protein MTAILKNFIGGEWVDGSGVTKNINPSNTNDLVGEYAKADKAQTEKAIAAAKAAFPAWAQSTPQARYDALNKISLEILARKEELGRLLAREEGKTLPEGIGEVARAGQIFAFFAGEALRLIGEKGASVRPGLDVELTREPVGVIGMITPWNFPIAIPAWKIAPALCYGNTVVFKPAELVPGSAHALSEIITRSGIPAGVFNLVVGSGSVVGQTLLDHPDVAAISFTGSVQTGRKIAQACVLSNPMKKFQLEMGGKNPLVVLDDADLKTAVEVAVNGAYFSTGQRCTASSRLIVTEGIHDRFVAAMAERLNGLSVDDALKAGVHIGPVVDQSQLDQDLRYIKIGQDEGAKLAFGGELLKRETPGHYLQPALFTEANNNMRIAREEIFGPVAAVIRAKNYEEALAISNDTEFGLASGICTSSLKYASHYKRNSESGMVMVNLPTAGVDYHVPFGGRKGSSYGAREQGSYAREFYTTVKTAYTFPG, encoded by the coding sequence ATGACTGCGATCCTGAAAAACTTCATCGGCGGCGAATGGGTCGACGGCTCCGGCGTCACCAAGAACATCAACCCCTCCAACACCAACGACCTCGTCGGCGAATACGCCAAGGCCGACAAGGCGCAGACCGAGAAGGCGATCGCGGCAGCCAAGGCCGCTTTCCCCGCCTGGGCGCAGTCGACCCCGCAGGCGCGCTATGACGCGCTGAACAAGATTTCCCTCGAAATCCTCGCCCGCAAGGAAGAGCTCGGCCGCCTGCTGGCGCGCGAGGAAGGTAAGACCCTGCCGGAAGGCATCGGCGAGGTCGCCCGCGCCGGCCAGATCTTTGCATTCTTCGCCGGCGAGGCGCTGCGGCTGATCGGCGAGAAGGGTGCCTCGGTGCGCCCCGGCCTCGACGTCGAGCTCACCCGCGAGCCGGTCGGTGTCATCGGCATGATCACGCCCTGGAATTTCCCGATCGCGATCCCCGCCTGGAAGATCGCGCCGGCGCTCTGCTACGGCAACACCGTGGTGTTCAAGCCGGCTGAGCTGGTGCCGGGCTCGGCGCATGCGCTGTCCGAGATCATCACCCGCTCCGGCATTCCCGCCGGCGTGTTCAACCTCGTGGTCGGCTCCGGCTCCGTGGTCGGCCAGACCCTGCTCGATCACCCCGATGTTGCCGCGATCTCCTTCACCGGCTCGGTGCAGACCGGCCGCAAGATCGCGCAGGCCTGCGTGCTGTCGAACCCGATGAAGAAGTTCCAGCTCGAGATGGGCGGTAAGAATCCGCTGGTCGTACTCGACGACGCCGACCTCAAGACCGCTGTCGAGGTCGCCGTCAACGGCGCCTATTTCTCGACCGGCCAGCGCTGCACCGCCTCCTCCCGCCTGATCGTGACCGAAGGCATCCACGATCGCTTCGTCGCCGCGATGGCCGAGCGCCTGAACGGCCTCTCGGTCGACGACGCGCTCAAGGCCGGCGTGCATATCGGTCCCGTGGTCGACCAGAGCCAGCTCGACCAGGACCTGCGCTACATCAAGATCGGCCAGGACGAGGGCGCCAAGCTCGCCTTCGGCGGCGAGCTGCTCAAGCGCGAGACGCCCGGCCACTACCTCCAGCCGGCGCTGTTCACCGAAGCCAACAACAACATGCGCATCGCGCGTGAGGAGATTTTTGGCCCCGTCGCCGCCGTCATCCGCGCCAAGAACTACGAGGAAGCGCTGGCGATCTCCAATGACACCGAGTTCGGCCTCGCCTCCGGCATCTGCACCTCCAGCCTGAAATACGCCTCGCACTACAAGCGCAACAGCGAGTCCGGCATGGTGATGGTCAATCTGCCGACAGCCGGCGTCGACTATCACGTGCCGTTCGGCGGTCGGAAGGGCTCGAGCTACGGCGCCCGCGAGCAGGGCTCCTATGCGCGCGAGTTCTACACGACCGTGAAGACCGCCTATACCTTCCCCGGCTAA
- the garD gene encoding galactarate dehydratase has product MDQDVAAKEQPRYIKLNERDNVAIVVNDFGLPAGSRFSCGLTLRAFVPQGHKTALVDIAEGAPIVRYGEVIGTALSPILAGEWVDEARIRMPEAPALDKLEISTAVPAPLPPLEGFTFEGFRNPDGSVGTKNILGISSSVQCVKGTMEYAVKRIRAELLPKYPNVDDVVPLTHAYGCGVAITAPDAVVPIRTLQNIAQNPNFGGEILVVGLGCEKLAPERLVPEGVSDAIVRMQDEAFDGFGAIVDAIMTQAEARLKILNKRTRETCPASDLVIGLQCGGSDAFSGVTANPAVGFAADLLVRAGATVMFSEVTEVRDAIQLLTRRAINEDVGRALVREMAWYDSYLARGGADRSANTTPGNKKGGLANIVEKSLGSIVKSGSSAITGVLSPGEKATQKGMLFAATPASDFICGTLQLASGMTLQVFTTGRGTPYGLAAAPVIKVATRTELARRWKDLIDFDAGSIATGEKTIEETGWDLFRLILDVASGRTKPWSDRWGIHNDLTLFNPAPVT; this is encoded by the coding sequence ATGGACCAGGACGTCGCAGCGAAAGAGCAGCCCCGCTACATCAAGCTCAACGAGCGCGACAATGTCGCGATCGTGGTCAATGATTTCGGGCTTCCCGCCGGTTCGCGCTTTTCCTGCGGGCTGACGCTCCGCGCCTTCGTGCCGCAAGGGCACAAGACGGCACTGGTCGACATCGCGGAAGGCGCGCCGATCGTCCGCTATGGCGAGGTGATCGGCACCGCGCTTTCGCCGATCCTGGCCGGCGAATGGGTGGACGAAGCGCGCATCCGCATGCCGGAGGCCCCGGCCCTCGACAAGCTCGAGATCTCGACCGCCGTCCCCGCGCCGCTGCCGCCGCTCGAAGGCTTCACCTTCGAGGGCTTCCGCAATCCCGACGGCTCGGTCGGCACGAAAAACATTCTGGGCATCTCCTCCTCCGTGCAATGCGTCAAGGGCACGATGGAATACGCCGTGAAGCGCATCCGCGCCGAACTGCTGCCGAAATACCCGAATGTCGACGACGTCGTGCCGCTGACGCATGCCTATGGCTGCGGCGTCGCCATCACCGCGCCGGATGCTGTCGTGCCGATCCGCACGCTGCAAAACATCGCGCAGAACCCGAATTTCGGTGGCGAGATCCTCGTCGTCGGCCTCGGCTGCGAAAAACTCGCGCCCGAACGGCTGGTGCCGGAGGGCGTCAGCGATGCCATCGTGCGGATGCAGGACGAAGCCTTTGACGGTTTTGGCGCCATCGTCGATGCGATCATGACCCAGGCGGAAGCCCGCCTGAAAATCCTCAACAAACGCACCCGCGAGACCTGCCCGGCCTCCGACCTCGTGATCGGCCTGCAATGCGGCGGCAGCGATGCCTTCTCCGGCGTCACCGCAAATCCCGCGGTCGGCTTCGCCGCGGACCTGCTGGTGCGCGCCGGCGCCACCGTGATGTTCTCCGAAGTCACCGAGGTGCGCGACGCGATCCAGCTCCTCACCCGCCGCGCCATCAACGAGGACGTCGGCCGCGCCCTGGTGCGCGAGATGGCCTGGTACGATTCTTATCTCGCCCGCGGCGGCGCGGACCGCAGCGCCAACACCACGCCCGGCAACAAGAAGGGCGGCCTCGCCAACATCGTCGAGAAGTCATTGGGCTCGATCGTCAAGTCCGGATCAAGCGCCATCACCGGCGTGCTCTCGCCCGGCGAGAAGGCGACGCAGAAGGGCATGCTGTTCGCGGCGACCCCTGCGTCCGACTTCATCTGCGGCACGCTCCAGCTCGCCTCCGGCATGACGCTGCAGGTATTCACCACCGGCCGCGGCACGCCTTACGGCCTTGCCGCTGCACCCGTGATCAAGGTCGCGACCCGCACCGAGCTTGCCCGTCGCTGGAAGGACCTGATCGACTTCGACGCCGGCAGCATCGCCACCGGCGAGAAGACCATCGAGGAAACCGGCTGGGATTTGTTCCGCCTGATCCTCGACGTCGCCAGCGGCCGTACCAAGCCCTGGTCGGATCGCTGGGGCATCCACAACGACCTCACGCTGTTCAATCCGGCGCCCGTCACCTGA
- a CDS encoding MipA/OmpV family protein, whose protein sequence is MKHFDEAALDPAARAQQTLLMTFLAAFGAILAIPHSASAQTAFTLPAPPFDVPMLPSPSGNWTVMVGIGGEYTPDFVGSKNGKFLPIPIFTIRRAGSVDQFRGPRDSASIALFDVGYFRAGPAFKYVASRKSDKYAELTGLGDVKAAYELGGFVEYFPVDWLRLRSELRQGLGGHTGTVADVSADVIVPLIQRLTISAGPRFTWKSTKATAPYFGVDAAQSLASGLSVYDAKGGAHSVGFGSQISYRINPQWEVHAYVEYEKLLGNAADSPLVKLRGSSNQTTVGLGASYSFDFRIR, encoded by the coding sequence ATGAAGCATTTTGACGAAGCTGCTCTCGATCCTGCGGCGAGAGCGCAGCAGACCTTGTTGATGACCTTCCTCGCCGCGTTCGGCGCGATCCTGGCGATCCCTCACTCGGCATCGGCGCAGACCGCGTTCACGCTGCCGGCCCCGCCATTCGACGTGCCGATGCTGCCTTCGCCCTCCGGCAACTGGACCGTCATGGTCGGCATCGGCGGCGAGTACACGCCGGATTTCGTCGGATCGAAGAACGGCAAGTTTCTCCCGATCCCGATCTTCACCATCCGCCGCGCCGGGTCGGTCGACCAGTTTCGCGGGCCCCGCGACAGCGCCAGCATTGCGCTGTTCGACGTCGGCTATTTTCGCGCCGGGCCTGCGTTCAAATACGTCGCGTCGCGCAAGAGCGACAAATATGCCGAGCTGACCGGCCTCGGCGACGTCAAGGCCGCCTACGAGCTTGGCGGGTTCGTCGAATACTTTCCGGTCGACTGGCTTCGCCTGCGCAGTGAATTGCGCCAGGGCTTGGGCGGGCATACCGGTACGGTGGCCGACGTCTCCGCCGACGTCATCGTGCCGCTGATCCAAAGGCTCACGATCTCGGCCGGCCCGCGTTTCACCTGGAAAAGCACCAAGGCGACCGCACCGTATTTCGGCGTCGATGCCGCGCAGTCCCTGGCGTCCGGGCTGTCGGTGTACGATGCCAAGGGCGGCGCGCACTCGGTCGGCTTCGGCAGCCAGATCTCCTACCGCATCAATCCGCAGTGGGAGGTCCATGCCTATGTCGAGTACGAGAAGCTGCTCGGCAATGCTGCCGACAGCCCGCTGGTGAAGCTGCGGGGATCGTCGAACCAGACGACTGTCGGCCTCGGTGCGTCCTATTCGTTCGACTTCAGGATTCGATAG
- a CDS encoding response regulator transcription factor codes for MRSLVIEDEPQIGAYVSRLLGQLHGVVDVVGSIADARQALDNFKYDLAIVDRMLPDGDALQVVTALSQSPERPAIIMLTSKDAKEDVVDGLNAGADDYLGKPFEPQELIARVRAVLRRPRLLAPSVLSLGNVELHLGSNEAVVADTRILLRRREALILAALLMRRDRVITRAALIEEIYGFDDEIESNTLEAQVSRLRKKLAELGGDVEIRSMRGIGYILRLATPR; via the coding sequence GTGCGCTCCCTCGTGATCGAAGACGAACCGCAGATCGGCGCCTATGTCAGCCGGCTGCTCGGGCAATTGCACGGTGTCGTCGATGTCGTCGGCTCGATCGCCGATGCCCGCCAGGCGCTGGACAATTTCAAATACGATCTCGCGATCGTCGACCGCATGCTGCCCGACGGAGATGCGCTCCAGGTGGTGACGGCGCTGAGCCAATCGCCGGAACGCCCCGCCATCATCATGCTGACATCCAAGGACGCCAAGGAGGATGTGGTCGATGGCCTCAACGCCGGCGCCGACGACTATCTCGGAAAGCCGTTCGAGCCGCAGGAGTTGATCGCGCGGGTGCGCGCGGTGTTGCGGCGGCCCAGGCTGCTCGCGCCCTCGGTGCTGTCGCTCGGCAATGTCGAGCTGCATCTCGGCAGCAACGAGGCCGTGGTCGCCGACACCAGGATCCTGCTGCGGCGGCGCGAGGCGCTGATCCTCGCGGCGCTGTTGATGCGGCGCGACCGCGTCATCACCCGCGCTGCGCTGATCGAGGAGATCTACGGCTTCGACGACGAGATCGAATCCAACACGCTCGAAGCGCAGGTCTCGCGTTTGAGGAAGAAGCTGGCCGAGCTCGGTGGCGATGTCGAGATCCGCAGCATGCGAGGCATCGGTTACATCCTGCGGCTGGCCACACCGAGATGA
- a CDS encoding cell wall metabolism sensor histidine kinase WalK — translation MTSIARTFALSLGIAATTIFLIMLGIFIWRYPMEEREFRACRVVVAVLDRATVIEGQNLTVRPTPALQELKADSPNLWYVVSAGDLISEYGSERRPPLPFAFPYNGPIGSSVFSTLDQKSTFCLAVMQRGSLQLTMMVGEPKVRFGRIARNFLVRSIFAIITLALAFAATVAIGSMLAARFVSRGIERVARRALAIDPSAPQGLISLSEVPTELKPLVAALNRAFGEIDAYIRMQRRFLGNAAHQLRTPLTLLRAKIEDVPERALRAELVRDVRRLTSLVSAMLDLARLQNHAIEKRPIDLAQVTLDVLADFSPSALDAGIELALERAEEGPLLVQGVDAAVRSALANLVGNAIIHARGARRIVATLRHSSISIDDDGAGLPGGAEHRLLEPFQTGNSAGDGAGLGLSIVREIMAAHGGELIISSVPGRGTTMSLRFPEATATTKAPQPDLQAH, via the coding sequence ATGACGTCGATCGCCCGAACGTTCGCGCTGTCGCTTGGCATCGCCGCAACGACCATTTTCCTGATCATGCTCGGCATCTTCATCTGGCGGTATCCGATGGAAGAACGCGAGTTCAGGGCTTGCCGCGTTGTGGTCGCCGTTCTCGATCGCGCCACCGTTATCGAAGGGCAGAATCTGACGGTACGCCCGACTCCCGCCCTCCAGGAGCTCAAAGCGGACAGCCCGAACCTCTGGTACGTCGTGTCAGCGGGCGATCTGATCAGCGAATACGGTAGCGAACGCCGTCCCCCCCTCCCCTTCGCGTTTCCTTATAACGGGCCGATCGGCTCGTCCGTCTTCAGCACACTCGACCAGAAGAGCACCTTCTGTCTCGCCGTCATGCAACGGGGCTCGTTGCAGCTTACGATGATGGTCGGTGAACCCAAGGTCCGCTTCGGCCGGATTGCAAGGAACTTCCTCGTCCGCAGCATTTTCGCGATCATCACGCTGGCGCTGGCCTTTGCGGCAACGGTCGCCATCGGCTCAATGCTGGCCGCACGTTTTGTCTCGCGCGGCATCGAAAGGGTCGCGCGTCGCGCGCTCGCGATCGACCCATCGGCCCCGCAGGGCCTGATATCCCTGTCCGAAGTTCCCACCGAGCTGAAGCCGCTGGTCGCGGCGCTGAACCGCGCCTTCGGCGAGATCGACGCCTACATCAGGATGCAACGCCGCTTTCTCGGCAATGCCGCACACCAGCTTCGCACACCGTTGACGCTTCTGCGCGCAAAGATCGAGGACGTGCCCGAACGGGCCCTGAGGGCCGAATTGGTGCGCGACGTCCGCCGCCTGACGTCGCTGGTCTCCGCCATGCTCGACCTGGCGCGATTGCAAAATCATGCGATCGAGAAGCGGCCGATCGATCTTGCCCAGGTCACGCTGGACGTGCTCGCCGATTTCAGTCCCTCGGCGCTCGACGCTGGTATCGAGCTTGCGCTCGAACGCGCCGAGGAAGGTCCGCTCCTGGTGCAGGGCGTCGACGCCGCCGTCCGCAGTGCGCTCGCCAATCTCGTCGGGAACGCCATCATCCACGCCCGTGGCGCACGACGCATCGTCGCCACGCTCAGGCACAGCAGCATCTCGATTGACGATGACGGCGCGGGCCTGCCGGGCGGCGCCGAGCACAGGCTGCTCGAACCTTTCCAGACCGGCAACAGCGCGGGCGACGGCGCCGGTCTTGGCCTCTCGATCGTCCGCGAGATCATGGCCGCCCATGGCGGCGAGCTCATCATCTCCTCCGTACCCGGCCGCGGCACGACGATGAGCTTGCGCTTTCCGGAGGCCACCGCGACAACCAAAGCTCCGCAGCCCGATCTGCAGGCGCATTAA
- a CDS encoding TonB-dependent receptor, with product MFDAMVRYDNGPWRLQVNASNLFDKRHLTTCLARGDCFLGIGRTVLGSVTYRF from the coding sequence TTGTTCGATGCGATGGTTCGCTACGATAACGGCCCCTGGCGGCTTCAGGTCAATGCCAGCAATCTCTTCGACAAGCGCCACCTGACCACGTGCCTGGCGCGCGGCGACTGCTTCCTCGGTATCGGCCGCACGGTGCTCGGCAGTGTGACGTACAGATTTTAG